The nucleotide sequence tgtgtgtgtgtgtgtgtgtgtgtgtgtgtgtgtaggatcaacaataatgataattattgccatatcataaccataataataatcattataatgagaataacaatgatgatgatgatgatgatgttgataacaatattaacaataatagcaataataatcataataacaacaataataataataacaatatgaacaacaattattataacaaccatAACTGTCATAAGCAGCATCATAACATCTTCAAccataaaagtaataacagagtaataatggcaaaaagtgcctcaaaaataaacatgaagataatgacatcatactgatagtgataagtgatgatgactgataatgctaatgaatgatgatgaaaatgatatattactactactactactattcctactactattactattcctactactactatactactactactactattcctactactactactactactactactactactactactactactactacttattctactactactactactactactactaatgataataacaacgacaataattataataataataataataataataataataataatagtaataacaacaacaataatcagaagaagaaatgaaaagaaatacacaaaactCAACAAGAGcctaaacaacagcaacaacaaaaaaacgttaactaaaaataataatgacaatattaataataataataataataatgatgatgatgataataatgatgataatacaataatgaaacaataataataataataataataataataataataataataataacaataaaaataatgataataaataataataccaacactaataataatgaaaacaacaacaacaacaacaacaacaactacaacaataataataataatattaataaaaacaacaacaacaataaaaatgatgataataataatgattaaaaaatatatctataacaacaacatttgcaataataatattaaaaatgcatGATTTTAAAGACCATTTAAGAAATCTAAAACCACTGGGCAATAATTAAACTATAAAACAATCATTCCAagtaaacacaaacagacagacagacagacagacagacagacagacacacacacaacataaaacacacacacacacacacacacacacacacacacacacacacacacacacacacacacacacacacacacacacacacacacacacacacacacacacacacagcacacacaaacaaacaaacacacacacacaaacaaacaaacacacaaagatatgTGGGCATATGAGTGTGTACAtacaagtgcatgtgtgtgtgtgtttttatgtatgggttgcctgtgtgtggttgtgcatatGGATGAGTGTAGGTGTGGATGGGTGTTTGCAGGCTTGTAAACATGTGACAGTATGGAGATTTCTCTTGATGCTGCACATATACAATCACATTCACATccacacattcatacattcacacacacacacacacacacacacacacacacacacacacacacacacacacacacacacaacacacaaacccaccccacacacaacctctctctctcctctctctctctctcctctcctctctctctctctcctctctctctctctctctctctctctctctctctctctctctctctctctctctctcctccatcaagTCACAAGAACTACAAATCCACAAATAAAACcataacatataaatgaataaagggataaacaaataaataagtaagagaGACCGAGAGCACCTAAGCCGTTGTCCAGTCAGATGATCTTGGAGAAAGTAAGTCCTGCAGGTAATGACTCTACAAATCCCAGTATCATATCTCGGTTGATTGCCAGAGCTGCGGCATGCATAAGCAATCTCCCtctaaacataaaaacaataacccCTAAATGCCCTGTGCACGAGGGAGGCATAAACACAATGGGAAGCGATCAGGGCCTTTCCCCTCTTTGCAAAATATCACACAAATGCAAAATGAATGCTAATTGATTCTActcattatgataaataatatctcTCCCccagagggataaaaaaaaaaaattatacaagaaaaacataaatagccagacaaaatataaaaagatgcTAAACCTGCTTATATCTAACTCTATTGAAAggattgtatgtgcatatatagtctGACAACTCTGAGAAATGTTTTGGATGTCAGGTAATTTTCTAAATTTAAACTCagccggggtttttggggccccatttCGGGACAAAAAGCTGCGCTTCGACACAGAAGAGTGTTGGGCTAGAGATATGGAGTTCTtatagtgaataaataaaaacaaaatagtgaaggatttttgaaaaatgaatcaGACTTGtttgggagagagaaataaacaaatccaaactaaagagaagagaagagaggaactgTGCCGGCTGCTTTTCGGAGCTCAaaataggaatagaaaaaaaaaaaaaaaaaaattacaaacagtGAGACACAtcccaagaaaataaacaaacaagcagagtTAGATAATTAAGTTCTGGTTTTGTGTTCGTTTACTCTCCACTAAACAGCAAATCTAACTCCACGTACAACAGATTCCCAGATCCTTTCATCTCAATGGACAATAGAGGCAGGAATAGCCGTCTCATCCCCATTTATGGTTTGGACCCGTTACCCCATTATTAGACAAAGTGAATAAGGTCACCCTTCTGTCGCCTCAGTGTGGTTTACTGCGGTCTGATTATATTCTGAGAAAAAGGTATCTGTTCATGTTATCTGTAAAAAGTATTACAAAAGCCTTCTGCATGGACAGTTTACAGCACAAGATAGGAGAAACAGGTAGTCTGACAGCCTCTGAATCACACTTTGTGATTTAAAGGTGAGTCTTCCAAATGAGATATGTGAGTTtgttacgcacgcacacacacacacacacacacacacacacacacgcaaacacacacacacacacaaacacacacacacacaaaccacacacacacaacacacacacacacaccacaaacacacacccacacaaaccacacacacacacacacacacacacccccacacacacacacacacacacacacacacacacacacactcctctctctctctctctctctctctctctctctctctctctctctctctctctctctcattctttcagtcattcacactcactcattcattcattccttcactcacactcacttattcattcattcttcactCATATTCACTTATCAATCATGCACTCTCTCACCCTcaatcactcactccctcactcattcattcatttctcacattcattcatttactcactcactcacactcatccactcactcattcattcactcatccactcactcactcactcaccaggGTTACTGCCATTACCGCATGATACGAATGCGACGCCAGAGCCATGATTTCGCCGTTGGTTGGAGTTAGAAATCAATGATTATCTGCGTATCATGATGTAAGAATTTATACAAAGTTGTTATTCTGTAGTaagatttccaaaattttaactgAAGTGCAGACGGTGTCATGGTTAGCGGGTGAGTTACAGACGTATTCTTAATCCGATGTCAAGGatccatcatcgcattcgcatAGTTTACAGTAATGATCTAATTAATGTCACtcgccccatacacacacaacacactcactcactcacacacacacacacacacaccacactcgcacccacacacacatcgcccccacacacacactctctctctcactcactcttctctctctctctctcactcacacacacacacacacacacacacacacacacacacacacaccacaaaggaaATGGTACAGGAATACACTGTGATCTGTGGGTCTGTGATCCCACACACtacactaaaaataaaattatgtaaatatctttcaacatatcacatatatttagAATACCATAAAACACTATATTAAGTTAACAAGAAAACAttcacaatccccccccacctacaccaaacccacccacacacttcGCACAAGAATCACCAACAGGAATCAATACTTTCAATATCAGATTTTCCACTGCGTAGCCTTATTTTCCAAGAATATTTACACTTATGCAAATGTCACCATGCCAAATATACTTGCTCTGCATACCTGTTTCTGCTTGTTGCCATGCCAGCGTCGAGCAAAGGAGGGCTAATGACTTTCCTGATCCTGTCGGGGATTCCAGTAAACAGTTCTGTCGCCGCTGGAGACCTTTCACAATCTACCGAAAAAGATTTCCAGTCAACACTCGTGCTTCTGAGACCATgaggtaagaaaagaagaaaagaaaagaaagaaagaaaaaaaaaaggttatcttCAAAGGctctaaaaaaattaataacattaagaGACAGaaggaatatatctatatatatatctatatatctatctatctatctaatctatatatttttttacagcagcactaaaatagttttttttctaactaatctataactaaaataacaatatagcATCAGAAGTCGTAAAGTCATTTGTGGAGTCACTCAACATATCAAAATATCCAAGAAAGGTATAACCAGAATGCAGAGACTGtcgtaaaaaagaagagaaaaaagagagggagagagagacaatatgaataagaaaaaaaaagaagtctaaGGTTATTAGTGACACAAACCATTCCCAGAAATGATTTCATTAAATACTTCAAGATATTAGATATGACCATAGTCCAACATGAGGAAATATGAGGTGCACCACAGGGGAACAAGCTGTAGCTGCAGGAATCccatggagggggggaaggggggtggccaTGCCCTCAGGGTAGGTTAGGAATGCAACTGAAAAACTGAGAAAGGGTTAGAGCATCTTAAAGGATTTAGCTTACTATGTACACGAGTTTTAGACACATACTTATCTATACTTGTAACCACTGGAAAGCAGGGAATGATTTAAAGGAAGGTAAACAACTTTTACCAAATTCTACATTTTCCCAACATCTGATAACACTAAATTATCTTTATGAAACGTTACAGAGTGAACTTAAACTCAAAGCTACAAATTTGCTATTCAGTATACccttaaaccacaaaaaaaaacatatctctaGTACAAGTTCCACTTCTAAAACTTTCCCcaagacatatacataaagatcTGATGATTACAAAGGGCAGAAGAAGTAATGTAAATCCTTAACATTACCAACTGTGTATACCCAAGTTAAGATACTATAcgaaaaaatgttaaattaacATGCACATTTCCTCCTCTTCGACCAACAAATAATGCTAAACAAATTTCTACAGTTGTGGAGTAATGGAGAGGGTAAATGTAACCAAAAGCTTTTCATGGAGGAACAATGAGTTTTTATCATAAAGCAGCTTTGTATACAAGGTCTGGTTATTCtttatatagctataataatacaagacaattaactttttattttcctttttcagaaaGCATATCAAAATTCTTCTCTATCAATCTTCGAAAAGCTCAAAATCATGGAAAAGtgctattacaataaaaatatatggataacaTACACGTATTGTTAAACATGTTAAAATCTCTGAAAACTAATTTCTAAGATAATGTACAACTTCACTAACTTTTCTTACAAGAAGCAAGTTTTCTACAACAATAGTCTTTGAGCGAGAACAGGCTGATAATGCAAAACAAACTGCAACAAACAATACTACCCCAGCACTGGAAGGCTGGACACTACTAGGTTCATTATCCGAATGTCACCAgcatacaaaaatacaacaagAACAGGAGGAACaccaaaagcaaaaatattaaaagCAAAGAAAGGTAACCGAGACACCTGAGATTTCTACTTTCAATAATGCAAGTAAGAAAAAAACGAGGTAGAGAAATAAGCAATAGAAATGGGACATATGAGGAAACAGGTGTTAGAAATAACAAGGCAGATCATAAAATAGTGAGTAGCTGATACAAAGCAAGAAAATGCCAACGATAATAAAACACAAGTGTATGATAATAACATCTCTTTAGCACTGTAATAACCAAGGATATTGTCAATACGTACGTTGCAAGGTAGTCGATAAAGATCAACATGAATATCGTGTGAAGAAGTAAGCACTTGATGCAACATGATGATACACTTATGTGGTCATGAAGACGTGCAAACAACAGTAATGCAGAGGTTGTCAGAAGCCTATCGAGGGGACGCGGTGGTAAGGAGGCAAGAAGTGCGGGCAGGGGCAGTAACTGGTACCGAATGAAGAGAGGGAATTGACACCATGTATGCCATTTCTATGCCGGCCTCGGGTATGTTAGGCGCGTCTCAGAGATGCGAACCGATCGCGCGAAAATATTTACAGAGGaatagtacagaaaaaaaaaataaacacagcagTTTAATAAACGCACCGGGCACGATACGCAGATAAAGTGATACAAGAACCAGAAAaggaacacaaaagaaaaagagaaatgtcaaTCATGAGATATCAAAGCtgcttgaagaagaagaagaagaagaagagaagaagaagaagaagaagaagaagaagaaagaatgagagagagagagagagagagagagagagagagagagagagagagagagagagaagaaagaaagaaagagaagaaagaaagaaagaaagaaagaaagaaagaaagaaaaaaagaaagaaagaaagaaagaaagaaaaaaaaaaaaaaggtgccggCGGTCTTCAACCCCTCAAAAACCTTTACGAATACCCCCAAGGGAAATACCTTCACACCACACCCGTAGGCTGGTATACTAACCTGCGCCATCATAGCCATCTGCGACGGGTATGGCCTGACGGGGAACTCCACTCTGACGCCGCCTATAGTGTACGTGTTGGAGTCCATGGTGGTGGCGGCCGCTGTGACGCCCGACCTGTTggttgaggaagagaggaaagctaAGTCCGGGGGTTTTGGACGATTTGGGTGAAGCAGAAGTCTTGATTACatcctttgagagagagagagagagagagagagagagagagagagagagagagagagagagagagagagagagatgcaaaNNNNNNNNNNNNNNNNNNNNNNNNNNNNNNNNNNNNNNNNNNNNNNNNNNNNNNNNNNNNNNNNNNNNNNNNNNNNNNNNNNNNNNNNNNNNNNNNNNNNAAGAACGCACTTGTgagacatataatacacacaagcacaatacATACACGTAATGCTCACAGCACATTTCCCGGTGCAAGCAAAAATCAACTCAACAGCGCATAGGAGGAGGACGATCAAGCAACCCTCGATTCTCAGCAGACCTATGGCAAAGAGACCTCTGAACGTTCCCCCGACCCCTTGCCTGCGCCTTGCGAGTAGGCCTACCGCGGGCCCAGGATCGCGGAAgacggcggtggcggtggcggcggcggcggcggcggcggagcggCACCTTGAAGGGTGACATTCCAGCGCCATTCTTCGTAGCCTTCTCACGAGCAGCCCGCGCGCCCTCGGCCTTCACCGCATACCGCGTGTGACGTGACGGATGTGGGCGATGCTGCcgacatccccttcccccctttccctctctccttcttccttcttccctttcccttgttccttcccctttcccttccaccctttctcctcgctcccttcctcctatctcctctcccttcattccttccccttctcttcctctttcccctctcccttcttcccttctccctccttcttccccttctccttcctcttcccctttcctcctcccctcttccccattccctttctcatttcctttccgcAACAAGCTGATCCCGCAACATTATTCAGCAAAACTTCTGTACTAActcatccctctttttttttttttttctgacaaaccaCTTCAATCTCGATTTCGATTTTGGACTTCATCTCACGCCCAACCCGCCCGTCTTCCTGCGCCCTACTCAGACTCATGCCGTGTAATATCTGATCTCGATGTTACACAcagcacgcccgcccgcccgtccgcccacccgcccacctgaGCGCACAAACGCCTGAACGCCGCCCCGATCGGAGGAACTGATAACGtgaaactttctctctctctctctctctctctctctctctctctctctctctctctctctctctctctcttttctctctctctctctctctctctctctctctctctctctctctctcctctctctcttctccttcccctctctctcccctctctctcctcttctctacccctctctctccctctcctctcctaccctccctctttaATATATTCGCTCTCCCTGCCTGAAATCTTCAATAGCTGGATGTATGTGTACGgtactgtacatatgtatgaaatatatactgTTTAATAAGTTTgtgtatagatattagatataatccatacatacaccacacagacaactatatattatatatatgtatatatattatatatatatatatatatatatatatatacatatatgacgttaaatatgtatataatatggttATATAATGTCACAGATTAttgtagtatattaatatatatattatgtatgatatataatatatatatacaccatataaaaTGTACAACCAACATATACATCCGTACataaaagtacatacatacacacacatacacagccacacacacacgtgtctgtgtgtatggtgtatgtgtatatgtatgtatatatatatataatatatatatatatatataatatatatatatatatattatatatatacatatgaaggccgcggtagccgagtggttagggcgtcgagctcaacactgtcacgacggcaatctgagttcgagggttcgagtcaccgtcccgcgcgttgttcccttgggcaatgaacttcactacctagccactgggtaggcaagccagcccaagtcagtgccggtcccgggcccgggtgagtggagaagggttggcgacaggaagggcatccggccataaaagatatctgccagaacccaaaatcatcatggcgacccatataaaaatgggataaagctaagaaaaaaatatatatatatatattatatatatatatatatatatatatatatatatatatacatatacacacacatatatgtatgtatgtatgtatgtatgtatgtatgtatgtacgtatgtatgtgtatgtgtatgtgtatatgtatatatatacatatatatatatatatatgtgtgtatgtgtgtatgtgtgtgtgtgtgtgtgtgtgtgtgtgtgtgtgtgtgtgtgtgtgtgtgtgtgtgtgtgtgtgtgtttgtgttgtgtgtgtgtgtgtgtgtgtgtgtgtgtgtgtgtgtgtgtgtgtgtgtgtgtgtgtgtgtgtgtgtgttcccctggggaaggatcattggttgGTTagccaccccatatatatatatatatatatatatatatatatatatatatattgtcatggtTATCCGTCGAGGTCGAGGACGACGGTCTTGTTCTGCTTCAGTTGTGTCCGGGGCCTCGGAGATGGCTGACGAGACCGACGTTTGCTTGGAGGATTCTTCGTCCCCCCACCTCGTTCCGGATGGTAGCTTATGCTTCTGTCTTTCTACTCATCTTCTGGTCTTTTGGGCTTTTAATACTGTTACTCTTTCTCTGATTTCCCCCGTTTGTTCGAGTTTTGGTTTAGAGCGTCACCGAATCTCTTTTaaaattctctattttcttcgtttcctttttgaGTTGGGAGTGAACGATTTGCCTTGGTGGTCGGCTGTCATCCATTCGCGCCAGATATCCACTTCATCGAAGttgatttttgatgatgatggctTCAGTGGTGGGCGTTTGaggtgtaaatgaataaataaataaataataataaataaataaataaatataatatatatatatatatatatatatatatatatatacacacacacacacgtgtgtgtgtgtgtgtgtgtgtgtgtgtgtgtgtgtgtgtgtgtgtgtgtgtgtgtgtgtgtgtgtgtgtgtgtgtgtgtgtgtgtgtgtgttgtgtgcgtgctcgtacctgtgtatgtgtatatgtgtgtataagtgcatgtgtgtgtgtacgtgcgagtGTAGAAATCACTCTCTCAGACTGACTCGGCAAGAAAGagtacacgcaaaaaaaaaatcccttcttgTTAAAATTCGCAATTCACATCAAGATTTATCTCCCCGAGGTGGACGCAATGACacgtgtaaataaaatatattctcatTCAGCTCAGCACCTCAATGTCATGTAACAactgcccttcctcccctctccctctcccccccttctctccctctacccttgccctctccctccccatccccctctccctctacccctgccctccccctctatccctctaccccctgccctctccctctccctctcccctttccctcccttctctccccctccccttcccccaacgaGGGAGTGAGTGTCAGCAGGTAGCGAGGCGTCGCTGTGTCCTCCGCCTGGCATGTGAGCAGAGGGGCTacctgtgttggggggggggggggggctccaagTTGCTTGTAGGTACAGGCGCCTGCAAAGAAGCTTGCTGTCGCGTGTATAGGTCTATCTGCAGACGCACGTGTACAAATGCCAGACGCTGCGTGGACGGAGGATCTTTGCCCTGGGtttgagaggaaagaggggaaggaagaggagggggagggggaaagggaggggtaggaggagggagatgggtagggggaggaagaggaggaggaggaggaggaggaaggcaatgtgggagaggggaaggagggggcggagCGGCGGACCGCGCGGGCAGCCCAAGAGGCGGATCACGTCCTGTAACGGCAATATCAGCTATTACGAACCATTAAGCCGGCCCCGAAAAATGCAAAATGTCGCTGCAGAATTCGCAGTACAGTTGGGTGGGCCCATTAAGGCTCGGGAACCTGCGCGTGCCCAGCAGGACGCGGCGGAATCGCTCGGTTTAATAGTGAGCGGGTCATCGGCGGGCCCCGCGGTGACATTCCGGCCGCGCACTCGGCGACACGCCCGCGCCCCCGCCCGCTCTCGCTGCCCCCGCGCACGCCTCTCCGCCTCCGCCTCACCTCCCTCTTctatattctcttatttttcctctcctcaaTCCCCTTCCTTATCATCCCCAGCCTTCTCCTGCGCCACACCACCTTGTCCTGCTCGTCCagctccgcctccgcctccactCCTagccgcctctcctcctccacctcttcgtcTCCAGCTCCACCTCCGCTTCCActcccacccatccctcctctcctaccgCTCCAGCTCCAGCTCGTCCGCCCGGCCCTTCTCGTTCCGTTCCGCATTCCAGCCGTCATCCCGTTCCGTGTTCCTCGTCTCGCCCGGGTTCTTGGCGTGGCCAGGCTACCGTCATACGCCACTCCTGCccagggcggcggcggcggcggcgggtcgTAATTCACTCGCGGTAATTGCtcctttcttattcatttatttggagTCATTACAGCCATAAATATTAAAATCCAAACAATTTCGCCGCCAGCATTACCGCTGCTGATACTGCCCATCTCATTGTTATTCTGCCTGCGTCATTATCGCCGACATTGCCATTCCTGCGACAGTCACAatccaacaataataaaaggcaACCCGCATCGCCACTTACATAATTAAAATCATTACGTCCTTAATAGCAAcaggatcaataataataataacaataatagtaccaGTCATGATGGTAAAGATGACGATTGACGAAGacgaaaataatgacgatgatgatgatgataacgtcgagaatgataataacgatggtagagatgatgacgacgataataattaaaa is from Penaeus monodon isolate SGIC_2016 chromosome 12, NSTDA_Pmon_1, whole genome shotgun sequence and encodes:
- the LOC119579210 gene encoding Fanconi anemia group J protein homolog, with protein sequence MDSNTYTIGGVRVEFPVRPYPSQMAMMAQIVKGLQRRQNCLLESPTGSGKSLALLCSTLAWQQAETGMQSKYIWHGDICISVNILGK